The Rhipicephalus sanguineus isolate Rsan-2018 chromosome 4, BIME_Rsan_1.4, whole genome shotgun sequence DNA window aggattttcaaggggataatttgcAAGCtagatatagccgaaaattctatatatgtgggttcgatatatccgtgttcgactgtaccaCTAAAAACTACTCTGCTGTTGTCGCTCTCAGGCAGTTTATAGCCACAGCCACCAGGGGCATGCATGCCTGGCACACGCCGTGCAGTGACCGCATCCCCCGCATTTGCACCTAAAGTTTATTTTAAGGGTTGCTTATAGCTATAGCACATTATTACttaaacattgcctgaaatagcAAATATCTGTTGTGCCACTGAAGCACCCGTAGCAATTACCAtgatttccaaagtacacttccctttctcgtggaACAgtgcgccgccaaagtgacattctggggatgtcagtgcactcgctcaaaatgacacaaaATCTGCCAGTGTGACTGGGGCATTAGTTTTCTCAAACATTGAGCCATGCTTCTTTTACGGTCCTTGCAGATCAAGCGTGCCAGAGAGCATGCAGGCCAACAAGCTTCTCCTGCTCAAGGCCATGAAGGCTGCCCACCAGTCGGTCTCCAGCAGTGCTCGCCGAAACCCCTGTGAGTCTCTCCCGTCAGCTTCACTTTTTGAAGACACTTTGAAAGgagtggggtggggtgggggggggggggggcacgagtcttagaaacaaaaagaaagcaaaaagagtTCAATTTCTTAGTGCAAGTGTGACGTTAGATTGGAAATAGGGCTGACACATCATGAAACGAAAGGTTGCTAAGAAATGCCTTGTGTGTTGCACATATGTTCAGGTGCTGTTACCCATGCATTTTAATTACCGTGGTTAATGATTCTCTGTTTGAAATCTGCAGCAGCCCGGGTGGAACCATATCAGCCCACACCTCTTCGTGAGCTGGGCTCAAAGCGGCGGAGACCTGCCAGTCGACTAGGCTCTTCGAGAACTGGTGACTTTGATGACGAGAACTCCATGCCACCAGCCAGTGAGTCGTGCTTACTGCACATTCTGAATGGTTATTCCCTGCTTACTAACTAGAATAGACCGATGTCACCgagcatactgcgcatgcgcaagctcgacgacgactgaccggccgccatcttagttgtagttctcggagcgcttgTGCCGCTGCGGTTTGCAGGACTCTCCGATCAACTTGCGCCGTGTGAAGAAAATCGACTTCGATCAACATCGCATGTGCTTGACATTACTACTCAGACCTTCTAGGTAAGTGTTTCAACGAAGCTTATTCTTTCTTACAGCGTAGTTTATAAaatatcacgctatattgcacagcTGTAGCGGCCGGATCGGCCCGGCATAAACCGACGAGCCGGCGTGGTCTTTCCGTGCATTTATTCTGAAACAGAGAGGTTTGTGACCCTGAGCTGGTCGTCAGTTAACGTTTAGATTATGTAAGTGGTGTAGTCAACGTAAGGCAATGTAAAGGTAGTTGCCAAAGGCTGTATGGGCCGCTTCGCGGAAGTGAGAAGCATCGCGCTGATCGTATTTCGCTGCATTAGCGACGGGCATTTGCTAAACACATTCCGAGTGTGGTGCAGTTGGAGCTTTCCGAGCACTGAAAAACCGAGCAGTAAAGACGCACGGAAGTGCAGGTCCGATATGTTGTCGCTGTGTTGCGCGCTCGATTCTGCCGTTCTTGTAATGCGCCCTTAGCGGTCAGCTGATCCCGCCGATTACGCGCGCctacgtaccgtcgctctgaccaccacccaggcgatacgcaacaaggAGAAATATAGGAAATGGAAAGGCTGCTTTACATATTAGATTATCGTGACGCGCAGCCGAGAACGCCTGTGTAGTGGGTGGCGAAATGCCGATTTGTCTAGTTCGCTATCATGCAGCCGTCTCTGCTGCATCGGTCATCATGGGTAGCTAGCCACTGACTGGAATGTGCTAAGAAAAATTTGTCGCTCGCGGAGAAACGTGCTCGCCCAAGCACTTGAAATTTTACGGAGCCGTAGTTCGTGCCGCGTTCGTGCTGCATCGGTTATCATGGGTAGCTAGCCACTGATGGGCATGTGCTTTAAGGGCTAAGAAAAATTCGTCGCTCACGGAAAAACGTGCTCGCCCAAGCACTTGAAATTTTACGGAACCGTAGTTCGTGCCGCGTTCGTGCTGCATCATCATTCCTTTTGCATTGATGGTTATTGTGTATGGATAGTTTGTTGCTAGCACTTTCCAAAAGCAGCTACGTTTTCAGTGGAGCTTTGTTTGTGGAAGACGACCAAGTTAGCACTTTAAGCAGCATATGGCTGTGGGAGTTAGCTGCATGTGTGCTGGTCCTCGTAGTGTGGTCATCTAAGAGTACGGTTGAAACAGTAAGAATAATCACGCCATATAAACCTTTGGCTTATGAAATTTTATTATATGACAAGCTCATAAAAGTGTGTTAGCACTTGACTATGGTAGGTTGCAGTATGCTAAATATTGTTTTGTCGCAGGCCTGTATATCGTGATCATGGCATGTAGACCTATAACCGACAACCAGGAAAAGTGGACCAGTCAGACAAAGTCACTGAACCCATTCTTTGGAAAAGAACACATCTATAGGTATGTACAACATTGTGTTAAAATGGAACCAATTTATAAATAAGCCGAGACATGGGTTAAAGCTTGTTTTTCAGTGCGTCCCCTTGCCAGAACACATAAGTAACCTTTCTTAGGGTGATTATGCCACCACAAAATGTTTGTTGACAAATAACACCTATGAAATTTCTCCTTCAAGCACGTTGAGGAGCAAAATTATGACATGGcaatgaatgtagaaataatctgAGCCTTTCGGAACAATAACGAAAATATGAAATAGTATGTGCCAACTTTTTGAATGCCACGGGGCTTTTAAGACAGACAGCATTCGTTAACTTTCAGCTCTTGCACGCAGCAGCTTGACTTAAATGACATTGAATTTTCAGCAAGCACATCCACAGAGTGGTATAAACATCTGCATGGCACATATCATTACCTAATTATTTATTTGGACCTGTTGTAGCATCACAAGGACATTTTTTCAGGGAGGTTACAGAGTAACAAACACCTGTATACAAAAAGTGCAGTGCAAGAATTTAATATTTTACTACAACGATGAAAAAAAAGGGATGACAAATAGGAAGGATTTGaacacaaacaaaactggaagcacagaaagagaaaaaacaactacATAATAAACCTACAAAAAGGGGCAGGTCATGAAAGCATCCGGCAAACAGTCAGTGTGTGCaacataaaactgcacttacacaCTGCAAAATAATAAGCTTGCTTAACGAGTGAGTGCTCCAAATCTGCTGGACATGCCAGGTAATGTCCTGTCATGTAGTACCAGAATGTGTCGCAAACTATGGGAGGCCTACTATCAGCAAACAGTGTCTGACACACGCGCATGATTCCACTTAATCCTTCAGCATTCCTCAAAAATGTGAGAGTTCATAAAGGCACGTGGAAACCTGCCAGCACACTGCGAGTTTGGAGTAAGCCAGTTAAGTCTGTGACATAATAAAAAATCCTCACACTGGTCTTTTCTCATTTACTGAAGCGCTGCTGCGTCAAATGCTGACGTTTCAGACATTCTCAaggattgagctttcactctgacagaaaTTGTTTGCCTTCTGTGTTCCCAGTTTGCTTTTAGTGTATTctagacataggtcggcaaactcactcatgagtcagctcagtccaactcactcagactcagatcgagccatgagtctgagtttgagtgagtccgggggagtaaaattttcgtgagtgtgagtaccagtgagtccggttgggaaaAAAAATTTCGTGTGAGTGAGTCCAGTTCAGGAAAAATTTTGGCAAGCCTCAGCCTGAgggagccctaagcgcaatatataaattgtgagtgagtctgagtgagctccatgttttttgccgacctatgattgcaGATATATAACTgtgtttgcagtgttgagctgcGGGTAGGTGCTTGTCCTTGGTCAGTAGCTTGTTATCGCTTATGCTTTACCAGCTGGATTGATTCATTAACTCAGTTGTTCAGCAcagtacagtatagaccgcttataacgtaagtcgccggagtcgcgaatatccgcactataagcggtaccgcactataaccaaaacaacctttttcaaagtctgcacttgcgcaaaacgtgttgagcatgtagcctcgcgtgtccgataatcgacatatgcgatttggggcgcttacaaccacttaaatctccgaatgttcaaaaattaaccgccaaagacccgcattgccaacgaaatgaacacggggaaaaaaagcaaacaaaacaaagtgccatcgcggaaattcgccgactacctcgaggtatgcgcattacaccgcAACCacgtcgaatcgcgaccgaaatttcacgtgctgagcggtaccgatcgttcgatttcacgggcgcgcacgcgatgtccaagacattgcaatcgaatccggaaccaccattcgagagctgcatgtgccaaccatgccctcgttttcattaacgatatgattcccttcccttcaagtgcagccatcgcaaaaagtttcgttgattccgcaccaaaccgcaacttttatcgcccgcgaccgctaccgaaaagcaaccaacgctgattaggcctagcctgcggttcagcatgtagtCGCGGGAAGCTTGTCCAAGACAAGAAGATCGAAGATCGAAaggatcgcactcaagcactaacccaagaacagcgcgcgtgatacgaagttagtgttcgcggccgggagatcaacggcgacaaaagcccgccaaggtttaaatccgcgcactggcagaaaaggcgaaagcccgcgtcatgaagccgcaaaacttttcaatttgcggacgaggtagcaaacgcgatatctgtagcaagtgtgataacgacgacgcttttcccgacaggaaacttgctttaaagcgcgcttgaTGAGGACGCCATCGTACGTTGCACGCGGAAcgcactgccggcaagcggccgcggagccttgccgccgccggtgcaaaggctactccgtcgcctaggcaaccaccatccttccccactcggcgagcccgcacagcgctgccgcagtctttttcctccctccgcccctcgttcgttcactgtgcgtgccctcgccctttgtaacgacctcgtcgctccctccccagcggcttacctcctttgagaaccgcactcgctaccgcgtttgtcggaaatattttcccgcaaccgcattataaacggtatttcatcttgggggactgcacaataagcggtatgcgtatacatgcggttctatgggagggtaaacgggagtcgaaaaagaccgcattataaccggtcctgcactatatgcggttacgttataagtggtctgcactgtacactgtgacaaaaggcagagagagagagagatactgtTTTATGAAGCTTGAGGGGTCATTTACCACACAATTATAATCTTTCAGAACAGTTCTTGAACTCCAGTTATAAGTTGCAATTCCATAAAAATggtattattcattttatttatctTTCCAGGTGTACATCTGCACTCAATAAGTTGCACACCATATGCTGACATTATAATATTTCATGCAGGTACATAGAAAGCAAAGGTGCTCAAAAACATCGAGATGCTGGGATACGCCTCTTCACTTCAGGACATTtgcagaagctgcagtttttggaaggCAGTGGTGCAGAGACCGTTGTACGTGCAGAAGTGCTAGCTTCCATGACTACTAGGACCCTGTACAAGGCATCCATCAAGTTGTATAAATGTGATGGTGAGGTAGTTTCGGGGAGCTGCACCTGCGTTGCAGGCAAAGGTGCAGTGTGCAAGCACATCTGCTGTGTCTTGTATGGTTTAATGTACATTGCACAGCATGATCTGGCATCTGTGCCAGACTCTCTCTCGTgcacagagacagaaagacagtggTACCACCCCAGAGACCCCAGGAAGGTCACGGAAGATTTTGAGAATGTAGTCTTTTCCAAGGACACCTGCGACAGGATCAGCTGTGCACCAGAACGACACCAAAAACGAATTCAGTATTCATCTTTGAAAGCAGACAGAAAGGTGATGAAAACACCCAGCCTGATAAACTTGCATGGCAATCTTAAGAAATGCGGCCTCGACTGCTTTGCCGACATTCTCGAGGCAAACGACTTCTTGCCCGTGAGAATTGCAGAAACAGCAAATTGTGCTGAAGAAGACAAAGGAATGCCGAAACGATGGCTTGATGCTGTAAAAGCTGGAAGTGCAGTCCAGTACACAGTTAATGACGTGAATGCTGTGGAGAATGCCACAAGGCTCCAGAGTGGATCACCCATGTGGCATCATTACCGGAAAGGAATTATAACTGCATCATCGGCGCATAGAGTGTACACATGGGTGAATAGTACGTGCAAAAGAAAGATGGGGCCCCATGATGTGCGCTCTCTGCTAAGCACTATCATGGGTAAGAAAGTGCGTGCTACTTATGCCATGAAGCGGGGCCTTTTATGCGAAGACAGCGCAAGGAAGGCCTTccttgaaaaaaataaacagcacgTGGACATCGACGTGAGGCAGTGTGGTCTTTTTTTATGCCGCAACCATCCTTTCCTTGGGGCAAGCCCAGACGGAATCGCTACATGCAGTTGTTGTGCACCACGCCTTTTGGAGATCAAAAGCCCCATGAGAATTGATGCATTTTGCAAGAATGAACTGCGTGGTGGATGCCTCAAAGCCAGCAGCAGGTATTTTACCCAGGTGCAGACACAAATGGGGGTTACCGGTCTGAAGAGTTGTGTCCTCTTCGTGTACAGTGAAGAAAAGTGTGTGCAAGTTCCTGTACTTTTTGATGAGGCATTCTTCACTGAGCTGGTGAAGTGCTGCAAGTTTTTTGCTGACCAGTACCTGGTGCCTTATTTCTCTGGAAATTGGCAGCTTTCTTAATCAGTGTAAATTTACTGTTCCTCTTTGTCATCCCTTTCTGCATGATTTATATTCTGCTGGTGTATGATGTACTATGCGTAATCTCACTTTAATGACGTGTGCAGAAAATTATCCTCGGTACTAATATATCCCATGTATCATGTATCTGGCCGAGGAGTGGCACAAAGCTGCTACATAGCAGCTCTCTATCtgtaataataagtgttggggcttaatgtcccaaaaccacgatatgattatgagacacgccgtagtggagcgctctggaaatttcggccacttggggttcttcaacgtgcacccaaatctaagtacacaggcctcaggcattttcacctccatagaaaatgcattgTGTAACACAAGAAACTGCGAACATGCATCGTTCAAGCTGGTTTATGCGAGGAATACCCCAATGACGTTCAGTGCAATGTGGCCAAATGTCACCAACAAAGCCAATCTTGATCTCACAATTTATCTACAAATGAGCCAAAGAAGCAAGACTGCTTGCCCTCCTgcatatcaagacccaacaaaggATTGACACTCATTACTTCAATGTTCAACGATGCCACAAGGACTACCAACTGGTTTGGATTATGGACCTTGATACGACATAGCGAGAACCATTTGTGATGGTACTTAGGACCTTGCGATGTATGTGGACATATTGGTGTACTGGACTATGATGTCATGCTTGGTGGCATGACGGAAGAACTGTTCCTGCGTGCTACCTGAAGTTTGCCATCTGCTGCAGCCCAtgcgattatttatttttatgtgaCCTGCTCATATTACCACTGCTCAGCACAAAGCATGTGTCTTGCCACTATCTCTGTACTGCAAGTGTTTTTTGCCTGCACTGTGAATAATATATTTTCTCACCACAAGTACACCCCAATAAACAACTCATTCTGTACTGGTTAGATTGTTTGCGTCTTCACCGACACAACCACGTGAACAGTAATTTGTTTGAAAGAAAAACCGTAGAAAAAGCTTTATTCCTAACTGTAGGAGGTCGAACGTGTCTTCGCTTTGAGCGCCTAAGAATGGTTTTGTCTTTCGTTAAAGTTTCAAGATGTTGAGACACTTACACTAGCAGCAACGTTTAGATAAAGCAATGAAACTGTACATAGGAGAGTATTCACTTTATTATTCAGAGGGCATTAACGCATAATTTACAAGAGGTGGACAGAAACAAAGTAAACACAGTTATCTTGTACTGGCATAGTTCAAGCAGCTCATGAGCACAGAGGGAGACTGTTGGATCATGTGTGGGAACACTGATAATTTAATTGTACGCTGAAATTCTTTCATATGGCAGCCACTGGTTCAACATATATCAAAGAAGTTATCACACATGTGCGTAACGTGCATAGCAGTGCGTAAACCTTTCCTGCAATCAACAGTGCAAGGACATATTGATACATTAATGCAAGACATCACTTAGGCAACGAACAGTCCCTGAACATCATTGCTGACAGTCTCTTGAAAGTGCTGGTCACTGTGCCATCACTTTCACAAAACAAGCAAATACATCACTTTCCTTCTAGTGCATGCCCTTGTTTGATCATGCAGAAGTATTCAGATGTCTGAATGAAAAAGTGCTAGCTAACTGAAAACATGTGAGGTTAGGACATGAGTGCTAATCTCGCATATTAATAAATACAGTAAAATCTTGTTAATTTGAAAGCCATTAATTCGTAAAATCAGATAATTCAGGCGCGCTCTCTGGCCCCGGCCAGCATAAGTGTTGTTTAATGGAATCAAACCCTCCTTAATTCGGTCATgattggccgcaacccggttaattcggacgattctCAAAGCGCACCCCACACGAAGCACCACAATCGTGTGGTGCAAAGGAGCGACAACAGTGTTCGCAGGCAACCGAAACGAGGTGGTGCaatctgcatcactactgccatcAGCGTGAACTGTATGGGAACAATGTTTCCAGTTAATTTTGAGGTAGCACGTTTCGGGTTAGTGAAGACAGGAAGGTCGTGAGCCGCGGTTACATTGTAGACAAGGTCACAAGTGGCGAAAATTACTGCTTTTAAACTGCTCTTATGAAAAGTGCAGGATTTACTTATTCGTCAAGAAAATAGAAGTGTATTGACATTACAcacacttaattttttttcttgatactttcgataattcagaaTTTAGTCAATTCGGATATTTTTTTCGGTCCTGTGAGATATGAATCAACAAGCTTTTGCTGTACAAATTTTTACGGGAAGATCAAGGAGCAGAGACGCACACAATGGAGCCACTGAAACAAGAGTTTGGCATTAACTTTTGACAATGTCTAAATTTTCCTGACCATCTCAAAAAGCAGTTTTTCTAGTGTTCAGCTGGGTGTAGTTTTCAGCAAAGGTGAATCAATGAAGTTAGACAACAGGGCACAGATCTGCCACACTTTGTTGAGTTGTTCAGCCATACTGTTTGGGAAAATCTGTGATAGTATTCTGAAGGTTTTCACCCTCCTGATGACTCTCTCAACATGTATTCGCACGCTTGCGATTCGtcttgtttcctcttcgtcttttTCTGACAGCTGCGGCCGTCCACCCATAAAAGGAGGAATGTTGAGAcctaacgaacgtgtcttacattCATCTGCAATAGTGAATCCCCTATCGGCCATGATGCTGCGCCCAGGAGTGAATTTATCTAAGATTCCACAGTGATTGGTCAAGGCCTTGTCCGACAAACGGCCAGGTGCTAGGTCCGAGACAAATGTCACAAATCCGTTGGGGCTGCAAACAATCAGTCCCTTGGCGGTATTGTGCTTCTTGTACAACGAATACGTCTCACTTTGAACGCGAAAAGATGACGGTGTTTCAATGAAGATCTCTGTGCAGTCGAGGATACCGTCCACGGTGTTGAATCCCTTGGAAAGGAAGGCTTGTGGGCGATACTTGTCACACAGATCTGGTGGCATCCATGTGGGCACCTGCAtcatgcgataaaaaaaaagcttcttcatTCCACAGAACCATGTTTGTGTGGATAACACCATGGCAAAATATAAAGCATCAAAAGTACTCACTTATATTCAATTTAAAATATGCCTTAAAACTGAATTTGTGAGAAGCGACAACATGCAACTCTCCCGAACTGCTGCTCTTGTGAACAGAGCTCGGGAAGTCAGTCTACATTTTCATTTTGAAGCAGTGCAACAAATAGGCACAGAGAAGTGAAGACACGAGTGCCGACACTTGTACAATATACGGAATGATGCTTATTGTTTATGGCGTTTTTGCAATAAGCTTTGTTTCCCAAATAATTAGTATATTGGCACATATCCATTTCGTATATAATTTTGTAAAATTTTCCTTAACGCTTCAGTTAAGAGAGGACTGGTGTCATCCCTTCTTTATACATTcgtggtccgcctcggtggtacagtggctatggtgctcggcagctgacccaaaggtcgcgggttcgatcccggccgcgacggtcgcactttggtggaggcgaaatggttgaggcctgtgtactgtgtgatgtcagtgcatgttaaagaacaccagatggtcaaaatttctggaaccctctactacggtctctcataaccatatcgtggttttgggacgtaaaaccccagatattattattattgtacattTGTGACACTGCTACATCATTACACTTGCATGATTACATCCTTATTTTCAGTTGACGTTGTGCATAAACTTGTTTGCGGTGTCACGTTTTTATTTATTAAACTTATTTGCATTGAGGAAAGAAATACTCTACTGCATCGCAGCACAAAAATAATGACTTACATGAACCAATATGACAGCAAAAGCTCACAAGTAACGCCCTTCCCACAATTGCCAACCAGCCGCTGTGAACGGCACGCA harbors:
- the LOC119391079 gene encoding uncharacterized protein LOC119391079; its protein translation is MACRPITDNQEKWTSQTKSLNPFFGKEHIYRYIESKGAQKHRDAGIRLFTSGHLQKLQFLEGSGAETVVRAEVLASMTTRTLYKASIKLYKCDGEVVSGSCTCVAGKGAVCKHICCVLYGLMYIAQHDLASVPDSLSCTETERQWYHPRDPRKVTEDFENVVFSKDTCDRISCAPERHQKRIQYSSLKADRKVMKTPSLINLHGNLKKCGLDCFADILEANDFLPVRIAETANCAEEDKGMPKRWLDAVKAGSAVQYTVNDVNAVENATRLQSGSPMWHHYRKGIITASSAHRVYTWVNSTCKRKMGPHDVRSLLSTIMGKKVRATYAMKRGLLCEDSARKAFLEKNKQHVDIDVRQCGLFLCRNHPFLGASPDGIATCSCCAPRLLEIKSPMRIDAFCKNELRGGCLKASSRYFTQVQTQMGVTGLKSCVLFVYSEEKCVQVPVLFDEAFFTELVKCCKFFADQYLVPYFSGNWQLS